The DNA window TAGAAATGTCACTGAGGACTTCATTCGTACCAAACTTTTTATAAAGCTGTTGAACTTTAATCACTTTGTTTTAACCTCCGTTCGAAAACTTTACCAATCATCGTCAAGCCCATCACGAGACACCAATAGATGACGCCGACAAATAACAACGGTTCAAAGTTACGGAACAAGTCGGCACCCACTACTTGTGCGCGTCTCATGAGATCGAGGTAGCCGATGGTCGAGACGATAGCGGATTCTTTTGTTAAGGTGATAAATTCATTCATTAATGCGGGTAAGATGTTTTTTAAGGCTTGAGGCAAAATAATATCTTTCATCATCGAGCGGTACGGAATACCGAGCGCTTGAGCCGCTTCTGTTTGTCCTTTATCGACTGCTTGAATTCCAGCACGAATAATTTCCGATATATAAGCGGATGAATTCAGTCCAAAAGCCAAAATGGCCGAAAGAAATGCTGAAATGTCATAGCCTGTTAGCTGTGGAATCGAGTAATAAATAATCATCAATTGCAAAAT is part of the Planococcus kocurii genome and encodes:
- a CDS encoding amino acid ABC transporter permease, which produces MNLDFSQIVPYIPFMLEGIWTTLKFVFFAIILGSILGTLLALLKISSVAPLRWFADAYTSIFRGTPLILQLMIIYYSIPQLTGYDISAFLSAILAFGLNSSAYISEIIRAGIQAVDKGQTEAAQALGIPYRSMMKDIILPQALKNILPALMNEFITLTKESAIVSTIGYLDLMRRAQVVGADLFRNFEPLLFVGVIYWCLVMGLTMIGKVFERRLKQSD